The following are from one region of the Sphingomonas sp. J315 genome:
- the lipA gene encoding lipoyl synthase → MNDPTPVARPERQRKPDWIRVKAPTSAGFAATRALMRSKSLTTVCEEAACPNIGECWSKKHATVMILGDTCTRACAFCNVKTGMPRAVDPMEPNNVADAAVQMGLEHIVITSVDRDDLPDGGAKQFVKVIEAIRKASPTTTIEILTPDFRNKHEAAVEMIVAARPDVYNHNLETVPRLYPTIRPGARYYASIRLLEQVKKLDPSIFTKSGIMLGLGEERLEVHQVMDDMRSADIDFLTMGQYLQPTPRHAKVQDFITPAAFDAYAAIARAKGFLLVASSPLTRSSYHAGDDFAKMKAARDAKLAKAVVTA, encoded by the coding sequence ATGAACGATCCGACTCCCGTCGCGCGCCCGGAGCGCCAGCGCAAGCCTGACTGGATCCGCGTCAAGGCACCGACCTCCGCCGGCTTTGCCGCGACCCGTGCGCTGATGCGCTCGAAAAGCCTGACCACGGTCTGCGAAGAGGCGGCGTGCCCGAATATCGGCGAGTGCTGGAGCAAGAAGCACGCGACGGTGATGATTCTGGGTGACACCTGCACCCGCGCCTGTGCCTTCTGCAACGTCAAGACCGGCATGCCGCGTGCGGTCGATCCGATGGAGCCGAACAACGTCGCCGATGCGGCGGTGCAGATGGGGCTGGAGCATATCGTCATCACCTCGGTCGACCGCGACGACCTGCCCGATGGCGGGGCGAAGCAGTTCGTCAAGGTGATCGAGGCGATCCGCAAGGCGTCGCCGACCACGACGATCGAAATCCTGACGCCGGACTTTCGCAACAAGCATGAGGCAGCGGTCGAGATGATCGTCGCGGCGCGGCCGGACGTCTATAACCACAATCTCGAGACCGTTCCGCGGCTTTATCCGACGATCCGCCCGGGCGCGCGTTACTACGCGTCGATCCGGCTGCTGGAGCAGGTCAAGAAGCTCGATCCGTCGATCTTCACCAAGTCGGGCATCATGCTGGGGCTGGGCGAAGAGCGGCTGGAGGTCCATCAGGTGATGGACGACATGCGCAGCGCGGACATCGATTTCCTGACGATGGGACAGTATCTCCAGCCGACCCCGCGCCACGCCAAGGTGCAGGATTTCATCACCCCCGCGGCGTTCGACGCCTATGCGGCGATCGCGCGGGCCAAGGGGTTCCTGCTGGTCGCATCCTCGCCGCTGACGCGGTCGAGCTATCATGCTGGCGACGATTTCGCGAAAATGAAAGCGGCGCGCGATGCCAAGCTGGCGAAGGCGGTGGTGACCGCCTGA
- a CDS encoding type II toxin-antitoxin system RatA family toxin: MPRHAETRRLPYTPEQMFDLVADVGRYGEFLPWVSAVRVRSDSETEMVADLMVGFKSLRETFTSRVEKQRPGHIRVDYLEGPLKHLHNDWKFRPDGEGGVLVDFEVDFAFKNRVFEMLAGQVFDRALRMMIGAFETRAAALYGDSTSGAAGSPGSSSSSAHNAA, from the coding sequence ATGCCGCGCCATGCCGAGACCCGGCGCCTGCCCTATACGCCGGAGCAGATGTTCGACCTGGTTGCCGATGTCGGGCGCTATGGCGAGTTCCTGCCATGGGTCAGCGCGGTGCGGGTCCGGTCGGACAGCGAGACCGAGATGGTGGCGGATCTGATGGTCGGGTTCAAGAGCCTGCGGGAAACCTTTACCAGCCGGGTCGAGAAGCAGCGCCCGGGACATATCCGGGTCGATTATCTCGAAGGTCCGCTGAAGCATCTGCATAACGACTGGAAATTCCGGCCGGATGGCGAAGGCGGGGTGCTGGTCGACTTCGAGGTGGATTTTGCGTTCAAGAACCGGGTGTTCGAGATGCTGGCGGGGCAGGTATTCGATCGTGCGCTGAGGATGATGATCGGCGCCTTCGAGACGCGCGCCGCCGCGCTTTATGGCGATTCGACTTCGGGCGCAGCGGGCTCTCCCGGCAGCAGCAGTTCGAGCGCGCACAACGCGGCCTGA
- a CDS encoding CinA family protein, protein MMDTILPADLVAAARRVVDTNRAAGRTVAVAESCTGGLVSAAITEIPGSSEVLVAGFVTYSNEAKVKELKVSGDVLETFGAVSIATAWSMAQGALEESGADVAVAITGIAGPGGGSEKKPVGHVVFARAEKDADPDVVVADTREFGDIGRGGVRLQAALCALELLLPGEPAAPEVESP, encoded by the coding sequence ATGATGGACACGATTCTTCCCGCTGATCTTGTCGCTGCCGCACGCCGCGTCGTCGACACCAACCGCGCTGCCGGCCGCACCGTCGCGGTCGCGGAAAGCTGCACCGGCGGCCTGGTCAGCGCGGCGATCACCGAAATTCCCGGCTCGTCCGAAGTGCTCGTCGCCGGTTTCGTCACCTATTCCAACGAAGCCAAGGTCAAGGAACTGAAGGTCAGCGGTGACGTCCTTGAAACCTTCGGTGCCGTGTCGATCGCCACCGCCTGGAGCATGGCCCAGGGCGCTCTGGAGGAAAGCGGGGCGGATGTTGCAGTCGCGATCACCGGTATCGCCGGTCCCGGCGGCGGGAGCGAAAAGAAGCCCGTAGGCCATGTCGTCTTTGCCCGGGCCGAGAAGGATGCCGATCCTGACGTGGTTGTCGCCGACACTCGCGAATTCGGCGATATCGGCCGCGGCGGCGTGCGTCTTCAGGCCGCGTTGTGCGCGCTCGAACTGCTGCTGCCGGGAGAGCCCGCTGCGCCCGAAGTCGAATCGCCATAA
- a CDS encoding HPF/RaiA family ribosome-associated protein — protein MDFQFNSDNRIDGTDAMAEQSEARVRERLARFEGRLTRVEVHVRDIDGTTNGAEGVEAAIEARPAGGQPVAVTDRGAKPEAAINGALKKLVMRLDSDFGKADRVR, from the coding sequence ATGGATTTCCAGTTCAACAGCGACAACCGGATCGACGGCACCGACGCCATGGCTGAACAGAGCGAAGCGCGAGTGCGCGAGCGGCTGGCGCGGTTTGAGGGGCGGCTGACACGCGTCGAGGTGCATGTTCGGGATATCGACGGGACGACCAATGGTGCCGAGGGTGTCGAGGCGGCGATCGAGGCGCGGCCGGCGGGAGGTCAGCCGGTTGCGGTGACCGACCGCGGTGCCAAGCCGGAGGCGGCGATCAATGGCGCGTTGAAGAAACTGGTGATGCGACTGGATAGCGATTTCGGGAAGGCTGATCGGGTTCGCTGA